One genomic window of Niveibacterium sp. SC-1 includes the following:
- a CDS encoding helix-turn-helix domain-containing protein, which translates to MSPKFPPVQALLAQLMEMAQQGAPNTCVYVRAHHTCLLRAVDIPQGLIAFPLRGHKRAYDGERWLRVDPGEMLVVPNARRVDIENVLDEEEGCYAAVVVPISGRVLDAARTLASTQRSAGGGNVASEPVAPYVATLTGWAQAIAEGDEDRAAYALVGFIMALAEAGHTGLLQAPLPRLADRVRDMVAGEPAREWRSLDVEDVLGMSGATLRRRLAEEGTSLREVTAEARLSHALALLISTRLPVKSVAARAGYASVSSFVKRFSARYGVEPSRVSTAQA; encoded by the coding sequence ATGTCCCCCAAATTTCCGCCCGTCCAGGCCCTGCTCGCCCAGTTGATGGAAATGGCCCAGCAGGGCGCGCCCAATACCTGTGTATATGTGCGGGCGCACCACACCTGTCTGTTGCGTGCAGTGGACATCCCGCAGGGCCTGATTGCCTTTCCCCTGCGCGGCCACAAGCGCGCCTATGACGGCGAGCGCTGGTTGCGCGTCGATCCGGGGGAGATGCTGGTGGTGCCGAATGCGCGGCGGGTGGATATCGAGAACGTGCTCGACGAGGAGGAGGGCTGCTATGCCGCTGTCGTCGTGCCTATCTCGGGTCGCGTGCTGGATGCCGCGCGCACGCTGGCTTCGACGCAGCGGAGCGCCGGCGGTGGCAACGTCGCCAGCGAGCCGGTCGCGCCTTACGTGGCGACGCTGACGGGCTGGGCGCAGGCCATTGCGGAGGGCGACGAGGACCGCGCGGCCTACGCCCTGGTCGGCTTCATCATGGCGTTGGCCGAGGCGGGACACACGGGCCTCCTGCAGGCACCGCTGCCGCGCCTGGCTGACCGCGTCCGCGACATGGTGGCCGGGGAGCCCGCACGCGAATGGCGCTCGCTCGACGTTGAGGATGTCCTGGGCATGAGCGGCGCGACCCTGCGTCGCCGACTCGCCGAGGAAGGCACCAGCCTGCGGGAAGTCACCGCGGAGGCGCGGCTCTCGCATGCGCTGGCCCTGCTCATCTCGACCCGGTTGCCGGTCAAGTCGGTCGCCGCGCGAGCGGGCTACGCCTCGGTCTCGAGTTTCGTGAAGCGCTTCTCGGCGCGCTATGGCGTGGAGCCTTCGCGGGTGAGTACCGCGCAGGCCTGA
- a CDS encoding PEP-CTERM sorting domain-containing protein, producing MFSRGSLLLSVVALGLAGGSNPVLASAHAAASISNFRVELIDLDPGDGVSPWIAHTTDLYLTADSTADANVSGATPEETLWSHSSVSMHQGEIYTPVSAQISNSVANASAQIGSSWISVQAAASGDGRATAEAIPSMVFHHPPVDFVLSPATELRVSGWLSAYVSAGSLDDWADASYDFELYGADGGMSVSRFLVGGRANEALSESLSEPFEMSYSNASTAWSHFAWMGDVSVSVWSVPGPVSSVPEPASYALMLGGLAVIGLIRRRRQ from the coding sequence ATGTTCAGTCGCGGGAGTCTTCTGCTTTCAGTGGTCGCGCTGGGCCTCGCGGGGGGAAGCAATCCTGTCCTCGCGTCGGCCCACGCCGCCGCATCAATATCCAATTTTCGTGTGGAGCTGATTGACCTTGATCCCGGCGACGGGGTCTCGCCGTGGATCGCGCATACGACAGACCTATACCTGACCGCCGACTCGACCGCGGACGCGAATGTGAGCGGCGCGACCCCGGAAGAGACGCTGTGGAGCCACTCTTCCGTGTCAATGCACCAAGGGGAGATCTATACGCCGGTTTCTGCACAGATCAGCAATTCTGTCGCGAACGCCTCAGCGCAGATCGGGAGTTCGTGGATTTCGGTTCAGGCGGCGGCGAGCGGTGATGGTCGCGCGACCGCGGAGGCGATCCCGAGCATGGTGTTTCACCATCCCCCGGTGGACTTCGTCCTGTCGCCGGCCACGGAACTGCGCGTTTCGGGCTGGTTGAGTGCGTACGTAAGCGCGGGCTCGCTCGACGACTGGGCTGACGCTTCCTACGACTTCGAGCTCTACGGAGCCGACGGCGGCATGTCGGTTTCCCGTTTCCTGGTGGGCGGAAGGGCCAACGAGGCACTTTCGGAATCGCTGTCAGAGCCGTTCGAGATGTCCTATTCCAACGCATCCACCGCTTGGAGCCACTTCGCCTGGATGGGCGATGTATCGGTGAGCGTATGGTCTGTGCCCGGGCCGGTGTCGAGCGTGCCAGAGCCCGCGAGCTACGCGCTTATGCTTGGTGGGTTGGCGGTGATCGGTCTGATTCGTCGTCGCAGGCAGTAG
- a CDS encoding PEP-CTERM sorting domain-containing protein (PEP-CTERM proteins occur, often in large numbers, in the proteomes of bacteria that also encode an exosortase, a predicted intramembrane cysteine proteinase. The presence of a PEP-CTERM domain at a protein's C-terminus predicts cleavage within the sorting domain, followed by covalent anchoring to some some component of the (usually Gram-negative) cell surface. Many PEP-CTERM proteins exhibit an unusual sequence composition that includes large numbers of potential glycosylation sites. Expression of one such protein has been shown restore the ability of a bacterium to form floc, a type of biofilm.), translated as MRFAQIVPSGVLALSCCLAAAPVFAAAQAGASIFDFHFTLRDLDPGDGIAPSVETNAFATPSTFVTATARDQGMPADLVDTQSAKIGTGWFVPLAAGVQTDLAVAHAETSSAGHWAFASASGNSRAAASTVPMDPYHYPSYLLSPHTELKLTGWFSAYTFATGAGDTAYVNAHFGGWSSESFDEVLRSGGAWGQVASIIKPFELTLTNNLDYSDWTVLRVGFDAGAIAVTAVPEPSNYALMLGGLLVLGAVVRRRRL; from the coding sequence ATGCGTTTCGCTCAGATCGTTCCATCCGGTGTGCTTGCGCTTTCCTGCTGCCTCGCTGCCGCGCCAGTGTTCGCCGCGGCACAAGCAGGCGCTTCCATCTTCGACTTCCACTTCACCCTGCGGGATCTCGATCCTGGCGACGGCATTGCGCCCAGCGTGGAGACCAATGCCTTTGCCACGCCCAGCACCTTCGTTACGGCCACGGCGCGCGATCAGGGCATGCCGGCCGACCTCGTGGATACGCAGTCGGCCAAGATCGGCACCGGCTGGTTCGTGCCTCTGGCCGCCGGGGTCCAGACGGATCTTGCCGTCGCGCATGCCGAGACCAGCAGCGCAGGGCACTGGGCCTTCGCCTCGGCGAGCGGCAACAGTCGCGCGGCGGCGAGCACCGTGCCGATGGACCCCTACCACTATCCCTCCTACCTCCTCTCGCCCCACACCGAGCTCAAGCTCACGGGCTGGTTCAGCGCCTACACCTTCGCCACCGGCGCCGGCGACACGGCCTATGTGAACGCCCACTTCGGCGGATGGAGCTCCGAGAGCTTCGACGAGGTGCTGCGCTCCGGCGGTGCCTGGGGCCAGGTCGCGAGCATCATCAAGCCCTTCGAGCTGACCCTCACCAACAACCTCGACTACAGCGACTGGACCGTATTGCGAGTGGGCTTCGACGCCGGTGCCATCGCCGTGACCGCGGTGCCCGAACCCTCGAACTACGCGCTCATGCTGGGCGGGCTGCTGGTGCTGGGCGCGGTCGTGCGGCGGCGCCGGCTCTGA